The stretch of DNA TGCTGTTTTCTCCATCTGAATTTTAATCGCTGCACTGCCGGCCTCTCTTGCGAGAGGGACCAATGCATCGCCACGTCTGTATATTCAAGGATTTAACATGCAACACAAGCCACAACTCCGTATTCTGCCCCTGCTGATCGCCGCCGCTTTCTATGCCAATCATGCCAATGCGCAGCAGGCAACTAGCGCCACGACCGCCGCGCCGGACGAAGCACCGATGCAGCAAGTGGAAGTCACCGCCGCTCACCTGAAGAGCGCCCGCATCGATCTCTCGCCCAACGTCGGCACCACCATCTACAGCATCGACAAGCATATGGTCGACCAGCTGGGCCAAGGCGACAACACGCCGTTCAACGAAGTGCTGCTGCGTCTTCCGGGCGTGAGCCAGGACTCCAAGGGCTCGGGCTCGATCCACGTGCGCGACGACCACGCCAACGTGCAGTACCGCGTCAACGGCGTGCAGCTGCCGGAATCGATCAGCGGTTTTGGCCAGTCGATCGACACCCGCTTCGTTGAATCCACCGATTTCATCACCGGCGCGCTGCCAGCCCAATTCGGCCTGCGCACCGCCGGCATCGTCGACATCCAGACCAAGGAGGGCCTGCCGCAATCGGGCGGCCGCGTGGGCGTGCTGGTTGGCAGCCACGATCAGATCCAGCCGAGCGCGGAATTCTTCGGCACCCAGGGCGCGTTTAACTACTACCTGTCTGGCAGCTACCTGACCAACAAGCTGGGGATCGAGAATCCGCTGCCGACTACCAGCGCGCTGCACGACAAGACCAATCAGACCAAGTCGTTCGGCGTGCTGTCGTACTTCCTGGACGATAACACCCGCCTGGGCCTGATGTTCGGCACCTACAACGGCCGCTTCCAGATTCCGAACAATCCGAATCAGGAACCGGCATTCGCCGTCACCGGCGCCACCGCGCCTGACTCGTCGCAGCTGGACGAAAACCAGCGCGAGAAAAACCGCTTCCTGGTGCTGTCGCTGCAAAAAAGCCTGGGCGATCTGAATTACCAGGTCTCGGCCTTCCATCAGTATTCGGAACTGCACTACACGCCGGACCCCATCGGCGACCTGGCCTACAACGGCGTGGCCTCCAACACGCTGCGCTCGAACACCGCCAACGGCCTGCAATTCGACGCCAGCTACAAGCTCAATGACCAGCACACCATCCGCACCGGCCTGGCCTACACCCGCCAGACCACGCACAGCGACAACACTGTGGGCGTGTTTGACATGAACGACGACGGCACCCAGGCCAGCACCGATCCGCGCACCATCATCGACAACAGCAGCAAGACCGGCAAGCTGTCCAGCATCTACCTGCAGGACGAATGGCACATC from Duganella dendranthematis encodes:
- a CDS encoding TonB-dependent receptor; its protein translation is MQHKPQLRILPLLIAAAFYANHANAQQATSATTAAPDEAPMQQVEVTAAHLKSARIDLSPNVGTTIYSIDKHMVDQLGQGDNTPFNEVLLRLPGVSQDSKGSGSIHVRDDHANVQYRVNGVQLPESISGFGQSIDTRFVESTDFITGALPAQFGLRTAGIVDIQTKEGLPQSGGRVGVLVGSHDQIQPSAEFFGTQGAFNYYLSGSYLTNKLGIENPLPTTSALHDKTNQTKSFGVLSYFLDDNTRLGLMFGTYNGRFQIPNNPNQEPAFAVTGATAPDSSQLDENQREKNRFLVLSLQKSLGDLNYQVSAFHQYSELHYTPDPIGDLAYNGVASNTLRSNTANGLQFDASYKLNDQHTIRTGLAYTRQTTHSDNTVGVFDMNDDGTQASTDPRTIIDNSSKTGKLSSIYLQDEWHISAPLTVNYGVRFDKVDAYVNEQQWSPRINVAYQLAKGTALHAGYSRYFTPPPQELAAQSSIDKYAGTSNAPEVGVSDNVKSERTNYYDIGISHQLTPQLTVTADAYYKKIRNMLDEGQFGQALILSPFNYDRGYAKGLELSSVYSEKNWGTFLNVTTQKAEGTNITSGQSLFGPDELAYIANHYIHVDHDQTVTVSGGAHYHFGDSQVSGDFLYGSGLRLTPDNGAPNSGHLPHYTTVNLALTHTWKATPVGTVEGRLALINAFDKVYLLRDGSGVGVGAPQYGERRSIYAGLSTSF